The genome window catgggactgaggtccccaggtgcagggctccctggacaggcgtgaggaggaagtggagaaagcgcACGGCACGAGTGGAACCAGCTCCAAACACCAGCCGGAGCAGTCCCGAGGCCACCCTCCCTCCCGAGGACGCTAACCAGCCCACACATgtgcaggagaaggagggactgTTCAGGGCAAGAAGGTTGTCCTCAGGGGCAACCCTCAGCCGGAACGCTTGTTCGTCCTTACTCCCTGCCACGGATGCTGACCAGCCGGCCACGGGCCCGCTGCTCCCCCGGtgagcacccaccccctcctcgGCACAGTCGGGCCTCTGTCCACAGCCCGCGGTGTGTCTTCAGTGTCTccacatgtgtctgagccgcagtgtgctcctctgacaggcagggtgaCTGGCAATCATCCTGTTATGGTGCCCGAGGGGAACACGGGAGGAGCCTTAGAGGGGCTCCCCTGACACTGGGTGCTGCAGAAAGGACTGCTGGCCAAGCTGGGCCACGTTGGGGCTATTACTTCTCAGTACCCGATGAAACGCCTTTGGCCTCATCCTTCAGGGGCctcaatttggaaaagcacatgaaaagcagCCTTTGGAGGGGAGGCTTGcgattccctgtggctggccCCAGTCCTTGTCCTCACTGAGGCCACATAAGGGACCTCTGGGGtcagcagaggggtacctgggaaggttcaggtaggacttccttcagcaacCATAGGTATGCAGCACCCACTTTGTGCAGGTCCTTTTGGGCCCACTTAGTataactgagtgaaggaagcgGACACAATACTGGGACCCCGTCCCGGGtggagtcgggcagtcacttcaggcgtcatcTGCAGGTCACGGCCGGGGAGCATCACGGGCGATGCCGTCATGGCCCCCTCATGTGATGAGGGGCATGACGAGGGGCCAGAGGAGGATCTGAGAATGTGAGTTTTCATGGGGCCCAGAGGGGGCACTGCCCCTGTGCCCAGAATGGGTGGAGGAGGCgtctggggcttggggcagggggcgcccagcagagcccagcaggtcacccatctttggattcccacgggcaggctgatgactggggacttcctactcgggaggatgggagaggatggggtgcCAGGACAGGCATGCAGGGTCAGGAAGGAGGGTGGGatgtgcctggacaggcaggggagtgcacagaggccaggcccacacaagggtgggccGGGAGGGCAGTGTGTCGGgtaagaccaggcttctcactctgccaccccccggccttcccccagccccaggatgggacGGGCTAGGCGCCTTGCTTGGGAGCCCCAGCATGTGCCCAGTGTCATCGATGCCAGCGAGCTGTCATCCATCCTGGtgggccaagtcctccaccacttggtccaggaggagcacctggggcccgcggtggcagagctggaaggtgaggggctgcagccaggagaCCGTGCAGGGTCCGCTTCCCGGAcgggggttcccttcaaggcagtgagggcttttctgtcattgtaaggcGCGGGGAATCAGCCctggggtgaccctttctctgtgtcctgctccagaagcacagcagaggcagctggctccagagacacagggagggtCCGCTTCGTGGGTGGAgcccgtccaggagctccctgcgacccctgtgctggagctacggccggtgtcacctgcttcagcctcTGCAGAgccggaggatgtcccagcagtggcctcagccccagggccaggccccaAGCTGGAGCCCCATCAGCCCTTGGGCACGGGGCCTGGAGCACCAGCCTGGATGGCACAGGGCCTGACAGAGCCAGAGGTGGACCCGGCGCCCACCAGACCCCGTGCCATGAGCCActgggacatcccaggagtggtctcaggccccgagctggagccccatgagccttcaGGCCCGGGGCCCATGGCACCTGCCAGAATTGTACTGggcctggcagagccagaggcGGACCTGGAGCCCACCAGACCCTGTGCCATGAATGCCTGGGGCATTCCAGGAGTGGCCTCAcgccccgagctggagccccatgagccttcgGGCCCGGGGCCCGTGGCACCTGCCGGAACGGCACTGggcctggcagagccagaggcggacccggagcccaccagcccctgttcCTGGAGCACCTGGGATGAGCCAGGGGAGGAGGAGCCGACGATCCTGGCGTTTCCCCCGTccctggtggccgagcagctgacctTGATATGTGCGGTGAGTGAAGTGGGCTctctgggatgggggtgggccttccctgtgtcacggcCTACTCCAGACCTGCTGTCccctgacgtggactcctgtgatgTGGGCCCACATCCTAGCTTCCCCACCGACTCACCCTGTGCCCTGAGagactctccccacccccaagtcctCACTGACCACATggggacagtagggctggcacttAGGGATCCTTGCAAGCCAATgaggaggagtggagggaaggtgggcagggcctggctggggtgggaggggcagggcatgggaggggtgctcagagaggtgctgccagggccgtAGGTCCTtgggccattggcctggcaggcttCCATGGCCTCCACACCTCAGAGGCCCCTGCCGGGTACCTGACTGcttgggagacacagacaccaacagAGGCTCTGGGTGGAGTTGTTTCAGGGGAAAATGCACCAGAGTGGGAAGcgggatccacggggtggcagaacgggaggcagatgccccaggatgggcAGGTGTGAGCTGCCTTGTgtagcagggaggaggtgagcgaGGGTGCctgtgagcagagcccctccgttCCCCAGcactgtggggtcctgtgcatccGGTCCTGGGCGCCTCTGTGGACGGGGTCCGAAGCCTGGgcggccacaaggctcacagcacacccccagctgcctgggcctcAGCTCTG of Manis javanica isolate MJ-LG chromosome 4, MJ_LKY, whole genome shotgun sequence contains these proteins:
- the LOC140848800 gene encoding uncharacterized protein, yielding MRSCCAEPSEGVGVREAERESLPTRCGRWLSDLLHRLCPCLRRSPEPEHEPTVHGTEVPRCRAPWTGVRRKWRKRTARVEPAPNTSRSSPEATLPPEDANQPTHVQEKEGLFRARRLSSGATLSRNACSSLLPATDADQPATGPLLPRSRPGSITGDAVMAPSCDEGHDEGPEEDLRIPRMGRARRLAWEPQHVPSVIDASELSSILVGQVLHHLVQEEHLGPAVAELEEAQQRQLAPETQGGSASWVEPVQELPATPVLELRPVSPASASAEPEDVPAVASAPGPGPKLEPHQPLGTGPGAPAWMAQGLTEPEVDPAPTRPRAMSHWDIPGVVSGPELEPHEPSGPGPMAPARIVLGLAEPEADLEPTRPCAMNAWGIPGVASRPELEPHEPSGPGPVAPAGTALGLAEPEADPEPTSPCSWSTWDEPGEEEPTILAFPPSLVAEQLTLICAELYSRIEFGECKTYLESQPLMEGIELLAPNIHNIMRQFDATFYFVTSSCLRAPSLMAQDRARVVEFWIQVAKECLDLRNFESLHAILCALQCRAVCRLDSTWGHVSWKSFWSYKKLQKRDHGLNGKQLLEEARATVRRRRQAPYRYLDGKTQGIVPFLGYFLRDVPIDQLSKYNEDVSDPARHRRASMVTLIGREIMMHKRVAALYDLEPDERFLSFFQTEELLDEEKSYHLSCQLEASGQWAGMKELLQFFRSHKI